DNA sequence from the Brevundimonas sp. NIBR10 genome:
GACGCTCTCGTCCAGCACCTTGCGCATCAGCGAGCGGTCGGCGCGCAGACGTTCCAGCACCTCGGGATGGTCGAACAGATGGGTCATCATGATCGCGAAGGTCCGCGAGGTCGTTTCCGACGCGGCCGGCAGCATCATCCGCACGAAATTGGTGATCTGGTGGTCGTTCAGGGTCCGGCCCTCGAACTCGGCGCGGATCAGGCGGCTGATAAGGTCGGACCCTTCGGCACCGGACGCGCGGCGCGCCTGAACGGCGGCCAGAGTGGGATCGTACAGTTCCTGGAAGGCCTGGAAGGCCGCACGCTTGGCCTCGGGATCATTGGCCATGCCGCCCAGCACTTTGAGCGCCTTGGTGGCGAAGGTCTCGAGCGCTGCCGGATCGTCGTCGGGGAACCCCAGCACCGCATAGACCACATGGATCGGGAACATCACGCCGACCGTCGATACCAGCTCGGCCTTGCCCTGGGGCACCAGCGGCTCGATGAAGGACTTCTGGATCAGCGGCCGGATATAGGTCTCGCGCCACTCCTCCATCACCGCCGGTGTGAACGACGGCTGCAGAATGCCGCGCAGCTGGCGGTGCTCGTCGCCGTCCAGGCCGGTGATCATCAGCCCGTCCAGGAACTGGCCCAGGCCCGTCTCCATCAGGATGCCGCTGGTATAGGTCTTGGTGTCACGCAACACCTTCATGACGTCGGCGTGCCTGAAGATGGTGTAGATCGGGCGGCCGGTGTCGCCTGCGAACGACGCAGCCCCGAGTTCAGCGCAGATGTCTCCCTGCATCACCGGCATGTTGGCGCGGTGATCGCGGTAGATTTCCTCGATGTTCCGGTCGTCGCCGGCGAACAGGGCACCGACCTGGGCGAAGCCTTCGGCAAGGTCCTTGTTGGGGGTCATCTGGGCGGTGCTCATCGGTCTTCCTTCCCGCGAAATAGCCGGCCTCATGGGCGCGATCTGTTTCAAATACAGAATAGTATTCTGATCAAATTGTCCATCGAACGGAGACGATCGTTGCAATCAATGGCCGTGGATCAGCGCAATGGCCGACGGGTCGGTGTAGTCGCGCCAGCGGATCAGCTTGCCGTCGTCGTCCAACTCGAAAATCCCGGCGATGGCAAAGGCGCCGATCTCGCGGCCGTCGGCGGCGACTAGCCGGTCCATGCGTTCGGTCAGCACGACATTGCCGTGGGCGGCGATATGCAGGGTCTCGACCAAGATCTTGGCATAGCCCATGGCGGCCTCGAATTTCGCGCCCATGGCCAGGGCCTCGCCGGCCCCGACGGTCTTCGACAGGCCCATGTTGACCCATTCGGTGTCGGGCCGGAACAGGGCGCGGATCGCGGCTTCCAGCGGTTCGGGCCCTGCGGACCAGATGTCGAGGAAGTCGCCGACGATGTCGATCGGAGCGCGTTTCATGGCCTGGATTTCCTTCGATTTCTGGCGCGGCGAGCCGGATTTCGAGCGCGGTCCGGCGGGCGATTTGCTAGGGTTTCCGGGCAAGGCGGCGACCGCCGTCCAGACCAGTTGGAGCCGACATGAGCGACGCGATCACCGCCATTCCCCTGACCCGCAACGACGGCGGTGCGGACACCCTGGCCGACCACGCCGGCAAGGTTCTGCTGATCGTCAATGTCGCGTCCAAATGCGGATTGACGCCGCAATACGAAGGGCTCGAGGCCCTGTACCGCGCCAAGGCGGCGGACGGCCTGGAAGTGCTGGCGTTTCCGGCGAACAACTTCAACGGCCAGGAGCCGGGCTCGGATGAGGAGATCGCGAGCTTCTGCCAGACCAGCTTCGACGTGACCTTTCCGCTCTATTCCAAGATCAGCGTCAAGGGCGAGGACATCCATCCCCTCTACGCCGGCCTGACGGCGGTCAAGACCGAGGCCGTCGGCGACGGCCCGATGCGCGAGCGGCTGAACGGCTACGGCATCGCCACGGGCGGACCCGGCGAGGTGGTGTGGAATTTCGAGAAATTCCTGGTCGGCCGTGATGGTCAGGTCATCGGCCGGTTCGCCCCGGACATCGACGCCGCCGATCCCCGACTGGTCGGCGCGATCGACAAGGCGTTGGCGGCCGGCTGACGCCTGCGAATGGCGATTGGCGCGGGGGCTATATGCATCCTCCGCGCCGATCATCAGCGCACCTTCGCCGTGATCTTGGCGTGGGGGCCGGAGACCTGGGCGGCCCAGGCCTCGGCGGAATCCGCGAAGTCATAGTCGATGTAATCGACCTCGATTGCCTGATCCTTCTGCATGGCCAGCAGTCGTCGCCAGATCTGCTCGCGGTCGGCCGCCGGGCGCTGGCCGGTGCCGATGCAGGTCAGGGTCCGGAACAGCAGGTCGCCGATGTTGAGCTCCACCGTACGACCCGCGCCGGTGCCGATGGTGATCAGACGCGCGCCCCATTTCGTCGCCTTGACCGCCGATAGGAAGGGTTTGCCGAACACAAGGTCGAGGACGACGTCGAACCCGTCCCCGCCCGACGCGACCTTGAGCGCTTCGGTGTCGTTGTCGCCGCCCATGGCCACGACGGCGTCGGCGAGGCCTCGTTCCATCAGGCGGTCAAGCCCGGCCTGGCTGCGGGCGGCGGCAACCACTCGGCCGGCCCCCAGAGTTCTGGCGAGTTGCAGGCCGATCTGGCCCAGGACTCCGGTGGCCCCAAGGATCAGCACGCTCTCGCCCGGCTGGATCTTTGCGGCCTCCAGCGGGATCAGGATGCCGGTGCCGGCGATGCCCATGGTGATGGCCGTCCGGTCGTCGATGTCGTCGGGCACGTCCCAGACTTCGGCGACTGGGACGACGGTCGTCTCCGCCCAAGCACCCCAGGGTGCGACCGACCGTTCCCCGAAATAGACGCGGCGACCGTCCTCGGCGCGGCCGACGCCTTCGCCCCGGATCACGCACGGATACTGGACGCCCAGGCGATAGGCCCCCAGCACGTCCCAGCCGCCGAGCCCTGCGGTATCGACCTCGATCAGGACCGATCCTTCCTGGGCCGTCGGTTCGGGGAAGTCCTGAAGGACCGGGGCGGCTCCGTTGCCGGAGATGACGGCGGCGCGCATAGGCGGCTCCTGATATCGGAAGTGTGAGGCACGCGTCGGCGCTCGCCCGCGCAAGCGGGCGGCGCTGACGTCAGCGGATCGTCGCCGTCAGAGGAAGATGGCGAGGTTCGGGAAGCCCAGGACTGTCTGATCGACGATGATCTCGCGCCGGGCCAGTTTGAAGCTGGCGCCGTGGCGACGCAGCAGGTCGTTGCGGACGCAGCTGAGCATCAGCAACGTCGTCTCCTCGAACCGGCTACGGCTGCAAAGCAGGTAGCTCTTCACCTCGAATTCGTCCGGATCCTCAGTCGATTCGACCAGGATGTTGGTCACCAGACGACGGGTACGCGAGGGCGGATCTTCGGCCCAGGCGCTCTTGGTGTCGGTGATGCGGCCGACCCGGCCCCTGATCGAGGCATAGGTCTCGTCGAAATGCATCACGGTGCGGACGATCGACTGAGCGTTCTGGGCCAAGGATCGCGTCTGGCGCACCGGGCAGGTATAACGCAGGTCGATATCGAGCCGCGCGACCCAGTCCTTGAGGCGGATCTCGTCCAGCAGCCAGGCCTCCTCGTACAGGAACTCGGCGATCTGGTTGTAGGCGGGTGACCCGACCGGGACGCGGTTGGGACGGAAGGGAGCCTCCTCGGCGACGCTGACGTCGGTGGGGATGACGGCGTTCATGGTCATGGCGATGGTATCCTGATGATGTCTGCGATGATCAAGCCGGGGCGTTCATCAGGTCGCGATAGGCCAGCCACCAATTCCACTGGGTGTCGTCCTTGGTGAAGCCTTCATAGACCAGGGCCGGGCCGGGCCAGTCGGGCCGGGGCGGGGTGGTGCAGACGGCCTGATACTTCATCGTGATGTTGCGGGCGGCGGCACCCTTGGCCGTCTGTGTGATGTGCGGCCAAGTGTCGGAATCGTCCTGTTCGACCATGCCCGAGGTGCCCAGCATCCGTACCGCGAACTGCAGCGCCTTCTGCTTGTGCTCCTCGGGGGCGTCCTTTTCAGCGAGGATGTAGTTGCAGAACTCCAGCTCGTCCGGACCCTTGGGGATATAGGTGTGCAGCGAGGTCAGGCCGATGATCTCGCCGTCCGGCTGGGGCACATAGATGAAGGCGATCAGGACGTTGGGGAACATGCCGCCGACCTGAGGCGGGCTATCGACCAACAGGCCCAGCTGTTCCGGCGTCAGGTTGCGGACCAGCTCGGGCAGCATTTCCTTGGTGATGCCGGGGGGGGGCACGATGGCCAGCTTCTCGGCGATCGTCAGGTTTCCGTCCCGGAAATCCTTGGCCTGTTTGAACTTGTTCGCTACGGGCATGCAGCGCAGGGAGTGACCCTGCAGGGAGCTCACTTCGGTGCCGTACATCGAGGTGGTCAGGTCGCCATCGCCGAATTTGGCGAACTCGCCAAGCCAGCGGTGGAGCGTCAGCGTGTGGAAACCGTCGGAGGCGGACTGCTCGCAGGCCGTTTTCCAGTTGGCCTTGATGGTGAAGCGCTGCGGCGGACCCAGGACCTCAAGGCCGTTGTCCGTCCGGCAGAACAGCATGTCGTAGTACCACTTCATCTCGCCGAGGAATTCGTCGAACGAGGGGCCTTCGAAATTCCAGGTGGCGAAGATCAGGCCGCCGTAGATGTGGACGCGCGCCTGGGTCAGGCCGAGCTTTTCCTTGGGCAGAATCGTACCATGCATCTGTTCGCCCGCCACGGGCGCGCCGATGAAGTCGCCGTCGTTCTTGAACGCCCAGCCGTGATAGATGCAGGTGTGGACCTTGGCGTTGCCGGCGTCGTTGACGCAAACGCGCATACCCCGGTGGGGACAGACGTTCAGCATGACCTTGATGGTCTCGTCTTTCTGGCGCGTGATCAGGACGGGGTCCGATCCCATCAGCCGGGTGATAAAGTCGCCCGAGGCCGGAATCTCGCTCTCGTGACCGAGCAAGAGCCAGGTTTTCCCGAACACCTTGCGCATCTCGATGTCGTAGAGTTCGGGATCCGAGATCGCGCGCAGCTGTACCTCTCGGGTCTGCACATTGATCAGGTCGTCGATCGTTGTCCCGTCCGAAAGCGTCGTCCGTGTCCGGTCCAGCATGGTTGTCCTCCGCGGCGACTTGCGCCATATAATTTTGAACAGAGGTGGCATTTCTGTATAGAAAATGCAACTCTTCGATTCAACGAGGAACGACGGGCCGAGCGCCCCCGGAGAAGTCCCCAAGGGACTCCCGGCACGGAGGATGACTATGAGTTCACAAGCTATCGCCCATCGCGTTGTCGCCGATCGCGGTTCGTGCTGCGGCTATGGGACGTGCGTCGAAATCTGCCCGGAAATCTATCAGCTCGAAGGCGGGCTGGTGGTCCTGACGATGGATATCGTTCCGCCGGAACTGCTGGAACGGGCCATCGAAGGTGCCGAGTCCTGCCCGCAATCGGCCCTGGTCGTGGAACCAGTCACGGGATGACCGCGCCCACCGTCGCCGCGAACCCGGCGGCCGCGCCAGCAGGCGGACGCAAGCTGCCGGGGCTGTTGTCGCTGTCGCTCATGGGTATTCCGCTGACGGCCCTGTCGCTGCCGCTGGTGGTGATGATCCCCGAGCACTACGCGACCGTGCTGGGCCTGCCGCTGGCCGTCATCGGGCTGATCTTCACCGGCGTGCGCATCTTCGACATCGTCGTCGATCCCTTGATCGGGGCGGCTATGGATCGGACGCGCAGTCGCTGGGGTCGCTACCGGCCGTGGCTGATCTTCGGGGCTCCGGCCCTGATGCTGGCGGTCTATCTGCTGTTCATGGCCAAGCCGGGTGTCGGGCCGATCTATCTGCTGCTGACGCTGACGGCGGCCTTTCTCGGCTGGTCGGTCCTGTCTCTTGCGCAACTGGCTTTGGCGTCGGGACTGGCGGCCAGCTACGACGGGCGATCGCGCGTCTATGCCTGGCTGCAGTTCGCTTCGCTGCTGGGAATCCTGACGGTCATGGGTTTTCCCATCCTGCTCAAGTCGCTCGGCGACACGGGCATGGCCCCGACCCAGATCATGGGTTGGATCATCATCGTCCTGATGGCCCCCGCAGTCGCGCTTGCGGCCTGGCGGGTGCCTGAGGCCGCCGCTTCCGCCCAGCGACACATCGTAGGTATCAAAGAGTATCTCGCCGTCGTCGGCCGCAAAGCTGTGTTCCGCATCGCGGCCATCGACCTGCTGTTCGGCCTGGGCTTCGGTACGGCCTCGGCCATGTTGGTCTTCTTCGTCACGGCCGCCAAGGGGCTGGATCGCAGCGCGGTCGGCGTCGTCCTGATCGCCCAGGTGGTCACGGCGATGATCACCGTCCCCGCCGTGGCCTGGTTGGCGAGGCGGCTGGACAAGCACTTCGTGCTGGGGATCACCGGCCTGCTGGCGGCGATCGTCAGCGTCGTCTTCGTCTTCCTTCCGGACGGCAACCTGATCGCGGTCTCATTGGGCATGATGGGCTGGGGTCTGTCGTTCGGGGCATTCAACCTTCTGCCCCGTGCCATGATGGCGGATGCCGGCGATGAACTGAGGCTGGACACTGGCTCGGACCAGACCGGCGTCCTCTATGCCCTGCTCATCAGCAGCTGGAAGCTGGGCGGTGCGCTGGCGGTCGGCCTGTCCTTCGCGGCGCTGGCCATGGTCGGATACAAGCCTGGACTGATGACCGCCAATACGCCCGAGGCCATCTCCGGGCTGGAGATGGTGTTCGCCGGTCCGTCGGCGGTGCTGTTCCTGCTTGGTGCCTGGCTGTCCTTTACCTATCCACTGACGCGCGAGAAACACGCCGCCATCCGGACGGCTCTCGACGCACGAGACGCCCAGGCGGAGACAACGGCATGACCTGTCGTCTGGACGGCCGTGTCGCCGTTATCTCGGGCACCGGGGGCGGGCAGGGAAGGGCGGCGGCACTCCGCTTCGTGGCCGACGGTGCCATCGTCGTCGGCTGCGACGTGAATGCCGAGGCCGATGCGGAGACCGCGCGTCTGGTCGCAGAGGCCGGCGGCGTCATGACCACTATGGTCTGCGATCTCGGTGATCCGGAGGGCGCTCAGGCCTGGATCGACAGGGCGGTGTCGGATCACGGTCGGATCGACATCGTCTATAACAATGCCTCGGCCGCGAAGTTCGGCTCCATCGCGGACCTGTCGGTCGAGGACTGGCGGTTCACGATCCGCAACGAACTCGACCTGGTCTTCCTGACCACCAAATACGCCTGGCCGCATCTGGCCAGACAGGGGGGGTCGATCATCAATGTGGCCTCGACGGCCGGCTGGCAGGGATCGCGCGGCAACGGCACCGTCGCCCATAACGCGACCAAGGGCGGCGTCATCGCCATGACCCGCCAGATGGCGCTGGAAGGGGCCCCGCTCGGAATTCGCGCCAACTCCATCAGCCCCGGCTTCGTCATCACCCCCGGCACTCGCGCCTTCGTCGAGAACCCTGCGGTGCGGGCCGGGCTGATCGCCGGCATTCCCATCGGCCGCCCCGGCGAGCCCGAGGACGTGGTCGGCATGGCCGCCTTCCTGGCCTCGGACGAAGCCGCCTTCATCACCGGTGCCGACATCATCATCGATGGCGGCACGACCGCCTGTTAGCCCACCGCAAGACTTGAGGATCTGACCATGGATATCCGGGGTATCGGCTATCTGGGCTTTGAAAGCCCCAACATCGACGCCTGGCGAACCTATGGCCCAGAGGTCCTGGGCCTCGCCATCGCCAAATCGCCCGAGGACGAGCCCGAGGCGCTGTACCTGCGCATGGACGACCGTCGTTACCGATTCGCCTTCCAGCCCGGCCCGATCGACAAGCTGGCCTATATCGGCTGGGAATGCGTCAACCGCATTGCCTTCGAGAAGGCGGTGAAGAAGCTGGAAGACGCGGGCATCGCTGTCGAGCACGGCAACGACGACTTGCGCGCCCGCCGCGCCGTTCGCGACGTGGTCCGATTCAAGGATCCGGTCGGCTATCAGTACGAGCTTTTTTACGGCCAGAAGGGTGAACCGGATTCCTTCGTGCCCGGCAGGCGTCACGGCGGCTTCAACACCTACGGCCGGGGCTTTGGCCATGTCGTGGTCATGACCCCGGAATACGGACCGGAGCTCGACGACTTCCTGATCAATATCATGGGTTTTCAGTGGTACGGTTCGGGCGCGGGCAAGGGCAAGACCGGCTTCTATCGCGCCGGGCTCAACAACCTGACCAGCCACGACATCGGCTATGGCCATGCGCCAGGCCGGATGGGCATCCAGCATATGGGTCTGCTGACCGGCGACCTGCGTGATGTGGGCGAGACCTGGGACATCGTCAACAAACGCCAGATCCCGGTGCAGATGACCCTGGGTCAGCACACCCAAGACCCGCATTTCTCCTTCTATCATTTCACCCCGTCGGGGTTCGCCGTCGAGGTGATCGCCGAGACCCACCCCTGGCCGGGCGACCCGTTCGAACTGAACGCCGAACGCCTCAGCTACTGGGGTCATGAACTGGTTGGCCCGATCCTGGGCACGACCATCCGTACGCCTGAGGAACTTCGCTGATGGGATTGCTCGACGGCAAGGTCGCCCTGGTCACCGGCGGCGGCGGCGGCATCGGTCGGGGCATCGCCCGCAAATTCATCCGCGAGGGAGCGACCGTCGTCGTCGCCGAGTTCAACGACGACTACTGCGCCTCGATCAAACAGGAGTTGACCGAGGAACTCGGCGGCCGCGCCGAGGTCATCAAGGCCGATGTCCGGGTCAAGGAACAGATTCAGGGCGCGGTCGAAAAGACGGTCGAACTGTTCGGCGGCATCGATATCCTGGTCAACAACGCCTTCACCCTCAGCCCCAAGGTGCTGCTGGAGCAGAAGACCGACGAGATGCTGGATGCCACACTGCATTCGGGCCTGTGGGCCGGCTGGTGGTCGATGCAGGCAGCGCGACCGCATATGGCGGCGCGCGGCGGCGGATCGATCATCAACTTCTATTCGATCGATGTTGAGACGGCCGCGTGGCTGAACTCCGACTACAACATCACCAAGTCGGCCTTGCGCGGCCTGACCCGCAGCGCAGCGCACGAATGGGGCCGGTTCAACATCCGGGTCAACCTGCTGTCACCTGCGGCGATGGGCACGGTCTTCCACCGCATGGCCGAGGCCACGCCGGGCTTCGCCGAGATGGCGGCCTCCAGGAAACCCCTGCTGCGAAACGGCGACCCGGAGGAGGACGTCGCACCCGTCGCGGTCTTCCTGGCGTCGGAGATGTCGCGATTCGTCACGGGCGAGATGATCAACGTCGACGGCGGCCTGCATATGCCGGGCTACCAGTCGCGGCCACCGAACGTGGCCGAGATGGAACAACAGGGCGGCTGAAGCCGACGACAGGGGAGAAGACTATGGGATTGCTGGACGGAAAGGTGGCGCTGGTCACTGGCGCGGCGGGATCGATCGGCTCGGAAACGGCGCTGGCCCTGGCGGAACAAGGCGCGCGGGTCGTGCTGACCGACCTGCGCGCGCCCGAGCTTCAGGCCGTGACCGAAGGCCTGAGAACTCAGGGATACGACGTCGCTTGCCAGGCCGGGGACATCACGTCCGAGGACGACATTCGCGCCGTCGTCGGGTTCGCTATCGAGACCTTCGGTGGCGTCGACATCCTCGACAACAACGCCGGGGCGACCGGATACTCATCCCGCGATCTCGACATCCCCGACATGTCCGTTGAGCTTTGGGACCAGGTTCTATCGATCAATGCCCGAGCGCCGATGCTGTTCTGCAAATACGCGATCCCGTCGATGCTGGAACGCGGCGGTGGCTCGATCATCAACATCTCGTCGGGCCAGTCCTTGTCCGGCGACGTCAGCAATTTCGCCTATGCGGCCTCCAAGGCGGCGGTCAATTCACTGACCCGCCATATGGCGACCGGCTACAGCCCTCGCGGCATCCGGGTGAACGCGATCGCCGCCGGACTGATCATCCAGCCCGGCATGGAGCAGCGGCTGCCCGCCCATATCCAGAAGATCTTCCTCAGCCACTGCCTTGTGCCGCGTCTGGGTACGCCGCGAGACATCGCCAACATGGTCGTCTTTCTGGCCTCGGACCTCAGTTCCTACGTCACCGGCCAGATTCTGTCGGTCGACGGGGGCTTCACGGCCCACCTGCCCAATGTCGCGGACATGCGGCCCATCATCGACGGCATGAAGAAGGCACCCGGCCAATGGAGCTGAACGGCAAGACCGTCGTCCTCACGGGGGCCTCGGCCGGCATCGGGGCGGCCACCGCGCTGGAACTCAGCCAGGCTGGCTGCAATCTGGTGATGACTAGCCGTCGCACGGAAAGGCTCGAGGCGCTGGCCGCAACCCTTCCGGGGCCCAGCGCCCTGCTGGCCGCCGACATCGCCGAGGCCGGGGTTCCGGAACAGCTTCTGGCTCTGGCGAAGGAGCGGTTCGGCCGCGCCGACGTCGTCATCAACAATGCGGGAGTCATGGCGGTCGGGACGATGGACACCATCGACCTGGACGCCGTCAGCTACATGATCCGCGTGAATTTCGAGGCGGTCGTGCGCAGCTCCTACGTCTTCGCGCGAGAATTTCGGGGCCAATCGTCGGGAGCCATCATCAATGTGTCGAGCATCAGCGCCTATCTGATCTCGCGCGCGGGCGGGGTCTACGGCGGGCTCAAACACGCGCTCGAAGCCTATACCCAGTCGCTGCGCATCGAGCTGGCCGGCACGGGTGTCAAGGTCGGCACCATCGCGCCGGGATCCACCTCAAGCGAGATGTTCGACAAGATGATGGCTGCCGCGAAAGTGGAGTCGCCTGTCGCGCTGGACCCGCAGGACGTCGCCCGCGCCATCCGCTTCATGCTGGAGCAGCCGGACCGCGCCAACATCGCTCGCCTGGCCCTCTACCCGCAAGGCGAGGCCTACTGACACCTGCGCGGCATGAGGAATCTATTCCTCATCGGGTCGTGTGTCTTGAAGCGAACTTTCCCACCTCCGGGGTATGGTCTTTGACAACCTGATAAAGGCGAACCGCCCAGGATCGCCGGTCGGGACGCCGAATATCGTGACGGCCGCCAACCTTCGGCTAGGCAACGGGTTGAAACTTGTCAGTTGTGTTGGCGATGTGGCGGTGTGGCGCTTTGGTGGTCTGTTTTTCACCGCCACCCTGGTCCGGCGCCCGCGCACACGGCTTGCGCCTACCCGGCCAGCGCCGCCTCCCGGTCGCGACCCATCTCCTGCATCTCGCGCTTCAGCGTGGGGTAATAGGCGATCGCGCCTTGCAATCCGCCGGACACGTCGATCGACGCCGCGCTGAGGAAGGTCGCCAGATCGCTGGCCAGGAAGACGCAGACGTTGGCGACTTCCTCCGGCCTCCCGAACCGACCCAAGGGCACGATCTTGACGACCATCTCCAGGAACTCCTCGCGCGTGATCGTCGAGGGCATTTCCTTGTAGTGGCGATCCCACTGGCCCGTGTCGATCCAGCCCATGTTCAGGCTGTTGACCAGGATATTGTCCTTGGCCAGTTGCTGACCCAGCAGTTTGGACAGGGCAATCCCGGCGGCGCGATTGGTCACCGATGGGATGCCGTCCGGCGTCGGCAGGGCCCCCGCCAGGGCGTTGATGTTGATGATCCGACCCCACCGCTGCTTGCGCATATGGGGCACGACCGCCTGGACGAAGCGGAAATGGGCGACCTGAATGTTGTTGGCGTGATCCAGGATGTCCTCGGGCTGCAGGCTCTCCAGACTGCCGCCCTTGCCTTGCCCGGCGTTGTTGACCAGCACATCGACACCGCCCCAGGCCTCGGCGACCTGGGCCACGAAGGCGCGAACGGCCCCTGTATCGCGAACGTCCAGCGCGACCGCGATGACCTCGGTGGCCCCCAGAGCCCTCATTTCGTCCGCGACGACCGACAGGGTTTTGGGGCTTCGTGAACAGATCGCCAGCCGCACGCCTTCGCGGGCAAAGGCCGCAGCGGTCGCATATCCGATGCCCCGGCTGGCACCCGTGACGATGACTCGCTTGGCGCTGAGATCGATATGCATGGTCTGATTTCCTCGTGGGCTTCTGGCGAGCCGATCCGTAAATATTTTCTAGTCAGAATTTGCATTTCTGTCTCGGATTATTTCGTCCGAAGCCTGCGCGGTTTGCGATTCCGACCCCCGCAAGCTACCCTTGAATCGAATCCTCGGAGCCTTCACCGTATGACCGTCAGCGCCCGAAAGGCCCGCCCAGAGGCGATGGCCGAGCGCCCGGCCAACCGCGCCGCGCCGGAGCCGGCTCGCACGCGCCGTCCCGATCCCCGCGCGGCCAAGACCATCGAGAACATCGTCAATGCAGCCCAGAACGTGATGATGAATCACGGCACGCCGCGCATCACCGCCCAGGAGGTCTGCGACGCCGCCGGGGTCTCGCGCGGCACCCTGTACCGCTATTTCCCGTCAATGGAGGCGGTGCTCGAGGCCGTGGTGCTGCGTCTTCGCACGGAGACCGACGAGGAGTTGAATCATGCGATGGAGGGGTGCGAGACCCCGACCGAACGCTTCGCCGCCTTCCTGAGATACAGCGTCTCGAACAACGAGACCCGTCGGGGTTCGCAGTTCCTGCATGTCGAACCCGCCTTCGTGATCCAGTATTTCGAATCGAACTTCGATCACTTCATCGCGCGGGTGCTGAATGCCCTGGACCCGGTCTTCGACGCCTGGGAGCGGGACATCGGTACGCCCGTGGACCGCACTGCCATCGCCGAGATGATGGTGCGTCTTGCACTCAGCGAAACGGTCGTGCCTCCCGCCGAGGGCAAGCCGCTGGCCCTGCGGCTTCAGACCACGATAGACCTTATCCTGCGGACTCTGAAGCACGGCTAGGACGAGGCTTCAGCCGGCCTTGGGCCCGATCAGGTTGCGAAGCGTACCGATCCCTTCCAGCGTGACCTCGACGACGTCGCCGGGGTTCAGATAACGACCCGATCCCTGACCGACGCCTTCTGGCGTTCCCGTGAACAGCAGGTCGCCGATGCCGAAACTGACGCGCGGCTGCACGAACCGGATCAGCTCGGCGACGTCCCAGGTCATGTCGGCCGTGGTCCCGTCCTGGCGGACCTCGCCGTTGATGGTCGTCGACAGTTTCAGCGCCGGACTGCCCGCCGGGAACTCGTCCCTGGTGACGATCCAGGGTCCGACCGGCGTGGCCCGGTCCTGGCTCTTGGCGGCATACAGGTCCATGCCGATACCCGGCGGCCCGCTGCGTTGCAGGTCGCGGGCACTGACGTCGTTGCCGGCCGTGTATCCCAGGACCGAGGCGAGGGGGTCGTTGAGATCGACGGCATCGTCCCCGATCACCACGACCAGTTCGCACTCATAGTC
Encoded proteins:
- a CDS encoding cytochrome P450, which gives rise to MSTAQMTPNKDLAEGFAQVGALFAGDDRNIEEIYRDHRANMPVMQGDICAELGAASFAGDTGRPIYTIFRHADVMKVLRDTKTYTSGILMETGLGQFLDGLMITGLDGDEHRQLRGILQPSFTPAVMEEWRETYIRPLIQKSFIEPLVPQGKAELVSTVGVMFPIHVVYAVLGFPDDDPAALETFATKALKVLGGMANDPEAKRAAFQAFQELYDPTLAAVQARRASGAEGSDLISRLIRAEFEGRTLNDHQITNFVRMMLPAASETTSRTFAIMMTHLFDHPEVLERLRADRSLMRKVLDESVRHDAVATFKVRETQTEVTLQDVTIPKGAIISACVGSANRDETVFENPDVFDIDRKQMAAFGFGFGAHMCVGMWLAKVEIEEAVGLLLDLMPNLRLDPDYPRPVVRGVSLRGPDAVHVVWDVP
- a CDS encoding limonene-1,2-epoxide hydrolase family protein — its product is MKRAPIDIVGDFLDIWSAGPEPLEAAIRALFRPDTEWVNMGLSKTVGAGEALAMGAKFEAAMGYAKILVETLHIAAHGNVVLTERMDRLVAADGREIGAFAIAGIFELDDDGKLIRWRDYTDPSAIALIHGH
- a CDS encoding glutathione peroxidase; its protein translation is MSDAITAIPLTRNDGGADTLADHAGKVLLIVNVASKCGLTPQYEGLEALYRAKAADGLEVLAFPANNFNGQEPGSDEEIASFCQTSFDVTFPLYSKISVKGEDIHPLYAGLTAVKTEAVGDGPMRERLNGYGIATGGPGEVVWNFEKFLVGRDGQVIGRFAPDIDAADPRLVGAIDKALAAG
- a CDS encoding zinc-binding dehydrogenase → MRAAVISGNGAAPVLQDFPEPTAQEGSVLIEVDTAGLGGWDVLGAYRLGVQYPCVIRGEGVGRAEDGRRVYFGERSVAPWGAWAETTVVPVAEVWDVPDDIDDRTAITMGIAGTGILIPLEAAKIQPGESVLILGATGVLGQIGLQLARTLGAGRVVAAARSQAGLDRLMERGLADAVVAMGGDNDTEALKVASGGDGFDVVLDLVFGKPFLSAVKATKWGARLITIGTGAGRTVELNIGDLLFRTLTCIGTGQRPAADREQIWRRLLAMQKDQAIEVDYIDYDFADSAEAWAAQVSGPHAKITAKVR
- a CDS encoding 3-phenylpropionate/cinnamic acid dioxygenase subunit beta, yielding MTMNAVIPTDVSVAEEAPFRPNRVPVGSPAYNQIAEFLYEEAWLLDEIRLKDWVARLDIDLRYTCPVRQTRSLAQNAQSIVRTVMHFDETYASIRGRVGRITDTKSAWAEDPPSRTRRLVTNILVESTEDPDEFEVKSYLLCSRSRFEETTLLMLSCVRNDLLRRHGASFKLARREIIVDQTVLGFPNLAIFL
- a CDS encoding aromatic ring-hydroxylating dioxygenase subunit alpha, coding for MLDRTRTTLSDGTTIDDLINVQTREVQLRAISDPELYDIEMRKVFGKTWLLLGHESEIPASGDFITRLMGSDPVLITRQKDETIKVMLNVCPHRGMRVCVNDAGNAKVHTCIYHGWAFKNDGDFIGAPVAGEQMHGTILPKEKLGLTQARVHIYGGLIFATWNFEGPSFDEFLGEMKWYYDMLFCRTDNGLEVLGPPQRFTIKANWKTACEQSASDGFHTLTLHRWLGEFAKFGDGDLTTSMYGTEVSSLQGHSLRCMPVANKFKQAKDFRDGNLTIAEKLAIVPPPGITKEMLPELVRNLTPEQLGLLVDSPPQVGGMFPNVLIAFIYVPQPDGEIIGLTSLHTYIPKGPDELEFCNYILAEKDAPEEHKQKALQFAVRMLGTSGMVEQDDSDTWPHITQTAKGAAARNITMKYQAVCTTPPRPDWPGPALVYEGFTKDDTQWNWWLAYRDLMNAPA
- a CDS encoding ferredoxin — translated: MSSQAIAHRVVADRGSCCGYGTCVEICPEIYQLEGGLVVLTMDIVPPELLERAIEGAESCPQSALVVEPVTG
- a CDS encoding MFS transporter, which gives rise to MTAPTVAANPAAAPAGGRKLPGLLSLSLMGIPLTALSLPLVVMIPEHYATVLGLPLAVIGLIFTGVRIFDIVVDPLIGAAMDRTRSRWGRYRPWLIFGAPALMLAVYLLFMAKPGVGPIYLLLTLTAAFLGWSVLSLAQLALASGLAASYDGRSRVYAWLQFASLLGILTVMGFPILLKSLGDTGMAPTQIMGWIIIVLMAPAVALAAWRVPEAAASAQRHIVGIKEYLAVVGRKAVFRIAAIDLLFGLGFGTASAMLVFFVTAAKGLDRSAVGVVLIAQVVTAMITVPAVAWLARRLDKHFVLGITGLLAAIVSVVFVFLPDGNLIAVSLGMMGWGLSFGAFNLLPRAMMADAGDELRLDTGSDQTGVLYALLISSWKLGGALAVGLSFAALAMVGYKPGLMTANTPEAISGLEMVFAGPSAVLFLLGAWLSFTYPLTREKHAAIRTALDARDAQAETTA